The Weissella confusa DNA window GTTTGAGCCACGGTGCTCACATCGTCGTTGGTACGCCAGGACGTTTGATCGACCACATCAACCGTGGCACGATTAACTTGTCTAACGTTAAGACTTTGGTCTTGGACGAAGCCGACGAAATGTTGAACATGGGATTCCTTGAAGATATCGAATCAATCTTGAAGGCTGTTCCTGATCAACGCCAAACGTTGTTGTTCTCAGCAACGATGCCACCTGCTATCAAGCGTATCGGTGTGCAATTTATGACGAACCCAGAGCACATCCAAATCGCTGCCAAGGAATTGACGACGGATTTGGTTGAGCAATTCTACGTTCGTGTACGCGACTTTGAAAAGTTCGACACGTTGACGCGCATCTTGGATGTGCAACAACCAAAGTTGGCTATCATGTTTGGTCGTACGAAGCGCCGTGTTGATGAATTGACACGTGGTTTGGAATTGCGTGGCTTTAACGCTGCCGGAATCCACGGTGACTTGACGCAACAAAAGCGTTCACAAGTTTTGAAGCAATTCAAGAACGGTGAGATCAAGATTTTGGTTGCCACTGACGTTGCTGCTCGTGGTTTGGACGTTTCTGGTGTTGACTACGTTTACAACTTCGATATTCCACAAGATTCAGAATCATACGTTCACCGTATCGGTCGTACTGGTCGTGCCGGTGCTACTGGAACTTCTGTAACGTTTATCTCAAACGCTGAGATGGACTACTTGAAGGACATCGAAAAGTTGACTAAGAAGCGTATGCAACCATTGAAGCCACCTACTCGTGAAGAAGCATTGGCTGGCCGTATGTCAGTTGCTGCTGATTCAGTTGAAGATGTCATTGCGGCAACTTCAGGTGCCGTTGACTCAGAAGTCATCGACAAGTTGGTTGAAAAGTACGATGCCAAGACTTTGGCAACGGCCTTGTTGGGTGCAGTTGCTAACGTTGCTGAGATGGACACTGAGTTCACGTTGTCACGTGAGCGTCCATTGCCTCGCAAGCGTTCTGGCTTCGGTGGTGGTTCACGCAACGGTGGTGGATACCGTGGTGGTCGTCGCGAAGGTGGCGAGCGTCGTGGCGGTGGATACCGTGGCCGTCGTGAAGGTGGTCGTGACGGACGTGATGGCGAGCGCGGACAACGCGAGCGTCGTTCATTCGACCGTGGTTCACGCACTGGATCAGGTGACCGTTCACAACGCGGTCGCTCAGGTGCACCACGTCGTCAATCACGTGACTTTGTCATCAAGAACAACGACTAATTAATAACAAATGAAACCTCTGTTCAATTCTATGTTGAACGGAGGTTTTTTATTGCTCTGAAAACTGGCATATTGTTGTTTGCTTATTTTTAGTTTGGTTGAATGATGTTACAGTAAAATGACGATAAACAGCGTATAATGAAACAATAATCTAGGAGGAAGTTAGCATGATAATCGGACAAGGCATTGATGCCCAAATGATTAGTGATGTGACACGATTGGCGGAACGCCGACCAAAGTTTATTGACGTCATTTTGACGCCAGCAGAGCGCGAGGTTTTTGATAAGCGTAAGGGCAAGCACCAAATGGAGTTCTTGGCTGGTCGCTTTTCAATTAAGGAAGCATATAGCAAGGCCGTTGGAACAGGAATTGGTGGCGAAGTTCGCTGGCATGATATGGAAATTGTTCCAAACGAAGCTGGACAACCAGTCATGGTTAAGCACCCCAAGCAAAACGAGGCGGTGGCACATATTTCAATTTCTCATACAGGTGATACCGTACATAGTTCAGTTATTTTGGAGTCGTTGGCTTCTTTACACCAACCGGTCAGTGAGCGACGTCCGGCTTGGCTCGAAATTTCCGAGTCAGCGCTGGCTCATAACGTAGCTTATATTCGTGAGCTGACCGGCGCCGAACGCTTTTTTGCCGTTGTAAAGGCGAATGCTTATGGTCATGGTTTGCCACAAATCGTTAAGGCAGCTGAAGATGCAGGCGTTGACGGGTTTGCGGTGGCAACGATTGACGAAGGTATTTGGTTGCGTCACTTTGGTATCAAGAAGCCCATTTTTATTCTTGGTGTAACACCGGCTGCGTATGTTGCTGATTTGGCGACCTTTGAATTGATGCCCGTTGTTGCAAGTGAAGCCTGGTTGGATGAAGCACTTGACCTTTTGCCGGCCGATAAGACATTGATTGCATCAGTTGGGGTTGATACTGGTATGGGACGCATTGGTATTCGTGACCGTGCCGAACTTGAGCGCGTCGTCGCAAAGCTAAATGATGCAGAAAACGTCGAATTCAAGGCGATTGGAATGCACTTTGCGACCGCTGATGGTGGCAACACAGCATACTTTGAGCAACAATTACAACGTTGGCACGAATTGACTGATGGTCTTGATTTGCCAGCCAATATCTGGCGTCACTTAGCAAACTCAGGGACATCATTGTGGCACGAGCAACCAAGTACTGATTTGGTTCGCGTTGGTGCCGGCATGTATGGCTTTGATCCGTCACAAGGTGAATTGGCCATGCGTGAGATTCAACCGGTCTTGTCATTGAAGGCTGAGTTGGTTCACGTGAAGCAAGTTGAAGCGGGTGCATCAATCTCTTATGGTGCAACATATACAACTGACGAACCAGAATGGATTGGCACGTTGCCAGTTGGTTATGCTGATGGTTATCCACGCGCATTGCAAGGCATGACCGCTTTATTGCCGGATGGTCGTGAAGTTGAATTGATTGGCCGTATTGCGATGGACCAATTAATGGTCAAGCTACCAGAAGAGTTGCCAGTGGGAACTGTGGTAACATTGATTGGGTCAGTTGGCGATAAGGCAATCACGTTGGTTGATCTTGCAAACAAGATGGGGACAATTCCGTATGAAATTGCCACGGGATTGTCACCACGTTTGCCACGAAAGTTAGTGAAGTAGAGAGAGTAGTATGGCAAATCGACATGATATTAAAAGAGGAGACATCTTCTTTGCCGATTTATCACCGGTAGTTGGTTCAGAGCAAGGTGGGCAACGTCCAGTTGTGATCATCCAAAATGACGTTGGTAATCAGCACGCGCCGACTGTCATTGTTGCACCCATTACGGCGCAAATTTCAAAACCCAAGATGCCAACCCACGTGGGCTTGCCATCTGAGTTAGAGAATACCGGTATTGCACGCGATTCAGTTATTTTATTGGAACAAATTCGCACAATCGACAAGCGTCGGTTGCAAGATAAAATTGGTTTAGTGCCGGGTCACTTAATCGCTAAGCTTGATCAAGCGTTGGTGATTAGTTTGGGGCTCGTTTAAAACACCCTTATTTTGCATAAGGGTTGCTGTTAACTGTTAAAATAATGACATTATAAAAAGAAGGAGGGCATACTCGTGGAACACTTTAATGTTGGTGTTATTGGTTCAGGACCTGCTGGCTTGTCAGCAGCCTTTCCATTACAAGCAGCTGGGCAATCAGTTGTTATTGTTGAAGAGTATCTCTGGGGCGGTACCTGCCCTAATTATGGTTGCGATCCTAAGAAGGTTCTTTTGGCTGCAGTAGAAGCTAAGGAACAAGCTGAGTGGATGCAACACACAGGTTTGATTGGTCACAATGAGATTGATTGGCCTGCCTTGATGGAACACAAGATGGCCTACACGGATCCAGTTCCTGCACGTAAGATTGCGGGACTTGATGATGCCGGCATTACCCACAAGTATGGTCACGCCTACTTTGTGGATGAGCACACGGTTTCAACTGGTACGGAAACGTTTACGGCTGACAAGTGGATTATTGCCACTGGTGCCCGTCCAGCTCGATTGGAAGTGCCTGGTGATGAATTCTTGCACGACAATGAAGACTTCTTGAACTTGCCTAAGATGCCAGAAGAAGTAGCCTTCATCGGTGCTGGATTCATTGCCATTGAGTTTGCTGGTATTGCCGCAGCAGCCGGCGCAAAGGTTCACGTTGTGGCTAAGCACGATGTGATTTTGCGTGAGTTTGATCAAGATTTGACGCAAGATTTGATTGCGCAAATGGAGAGCAAGGGTATCACGTTCCACTGGAACTTTGATACAGCTGCCGTTGAAGAAACCACTGACGGTCGCTTCGATATCGTTGCTGCTGATGGACGTCGTGTCACAAGTGACATGCCATTCATCGCTGCTGGTCGCGCTGGTAACACTGAAGATTTGAATCTTGAAGCTGCTGGTGTTGAAGTTGCTGGTAACGGTATTAAGGTAATGTCTGACTTGCGTACCACTAACCCAAACATCTTTGCGGTTGGTGACGTCGCAGAGTCACCAGTGCCAAAGTTGACGCCAACTGGTGCCTATGAGGCACGTTATGTAGCTGGTTTGTTGACTGGTACTGAGCCAGAAGAAATTTCATATCCGGCCATTCCAACGATGGTGTATGGTTCACCAAAGTTGGGTCAAGTTGGTATGTCAGCTGTTGAAGCTGAGTCAAAGGGCATGGAGGTTAACTCAATCGACATGACACCTTGGCTAGCATACTGGCGTCACAAGGAGCCAATTGCTAAGGCTAAGGTTGTCTTGAACGAAAAGGGTGTTATCATTGGTGCGACGGTATTGAGTGCTGAAGCTGATGAGTTGTTGAACTACTTCACGGTAGCCATCAACCAAAAGCAAGACAAGTGGGCAATTAAGCACAACTTGTACTCATACCCATCAATCGCATCAGATATGGGCTTCTTCGCTTAATAAAGATGAAATTAACGAGCAATCAGTGTTGAACTGGTTGCTCGTTTTTTGCTTACTAAAAAGCGATGTTCACAATTTCCTCACATTTATAAGGGAAATCATTCACTATTTATACTTACAATAAATTATGTTAAAAAGTTAGTAGAGAAGCTTTTTACGCTTCCGGCGTGTTGAACGTTGGCCTCTTTTAGCAGGTAGAGTGGCTAAGAGGGTGAAAGAGAAATGGTTGTAAAGCATCGGGTGGAGAGACCCGGTGCTTTTTCCATTTGCACCGGTTTTCTGGTGAAAAAGCGTTATAATAGTTGAATTGAATATACGAAAGTGAGGGCCGAAAAATGCATGCAGACCAACCCGCTGAACAAAAGCGGCTCGATAAAGTGGTTGTCGAAATCGACGGGCAACTCGAACGTGCTAAGGAAGCCTATGCGCAAGCTCACTCAGAAACACGTGCCGTTGAAGGAAACTATATTGCCAATACGTCAATTAATACCTTCGAAGTCGATGATGCGATGGAAACGAATGCCGAAATCCAACAGCAACGTAACATCGTGGCCCGTGTAACTGAAACAGAAAACATTATGCGAAAGACGGTCGATACGCTGACGATGCTACGACCTAGTCCGTATTTTGGTCGCGTCGATATTGATGAAGAGGGCGATAAAGATACCTTGTATATCGGCTTGGCCTCAGTGCAGGATAAGATTGGTGATTTCCTCGTTTACGATTGGCGTGCGCCAATCAGTGGAATTTACTATAACGGAACACTTGGTGCTGTGACATATCCCACACCAATGGGTGAACAGGAAGCGGAACTACTAAAGAAGCGTCAATTTACGATTGAAGATGCGCAAATCGTTAACATGTTTGATACCAATGAAACTGTCGGCGATGAAATGTTGCAATACGCCTTGGGACAAGAAAACGACTTGACCATGCGTAATATCGTGGCGACGATTCAACAAGAACAAAATCAAATTATTCGTGATACGACGAGTGATTTGCTGGTCGTGCAAGGTGTCGCAGGATCTGGTAAGACCTCAGCGATTCTGCAACGCATCGCGTTTTTGCTATTCCATGCGCGTGAAGAATTGAATTCGGATCAGATTGTATTGTTCTCACCAAACCGATTGTTCTCAAGCTATATTGCTGATGTTTTGCCATCTTTGGGTGAACGCAACATGCGCCAAGTGACGCTGGCTGAATTTTTTAGTGCACGTCTACAAGGATTGCAAGTGCAAACACTATTTGAACGTTATGAAATCGGTCAGAGTGAAACAACGGTGGCCAGTCTTAAGGTTCGTGAAAAACTTGAGAGTGCCCGAGTCGTTGATGATTTGACGGCCTTTGTTGAGCAACTAACACCTGAGACATTGCGCTTTGACAATATCTACTTTGAAGATGAAGTGTTCTTTGGTAAAGAAGCCATGACCCGTGTGTTTGCTGAGTTCTCAGACAATTACTCGGTTCGTGAACGTATTCAAATGACGCAAAAGCGCTTTATGGAGCGTTTGGAACGTCGCATTGATCAATTGGTGAATGAAGACTGGGTGTTGGAAGAGTTGAATAACTTGGATGACCAACAGTATCGTGATTTGCTGGGAGATGAGCTGGCTGAGCAAGTTGCCGAAGAAGAAGAAATGGGTGACGCAATCAACATCGCGGCGAAGCGATTGTTGCAACGTGAATTCCAGGTTGTCGATGATGCGTTGTATAACATGCACTTCTTCGATATCTATAACCAATACGGTGACTTTTTGGCCTACATGGCTGAGCGTTCTGAGTTGGATACCGAATGGTGGCTAGCCAAGCGTGATCGCTTCCTACGTGAGCTGGAGTATCACCGCATTGACTTGGAAGATGCAGCGCCAATACTATTCTTACGCGATTTGATTACAGGTGGCGGGACGAATAAGTCAATGTTCTACGTCTTCGTTGATGAGATGCAAGATTACAGCATGGCACAATTGTTGTACTTGAAGCACGCGTTCCCAGCGGCCAAGTTTACGGTGCTTGGGGATGCTGAGCAGGCGCTGTTCCGCGATGTTGAGACACCGGCTGCTTTGCTGGCCAAGTACAGCCAAGCGTTCAAGGCGACTCACCCTAACTTGATTACGTTGAACAAGGCGTACCGTTCAACGCAAGAAATCATGGACTTTGCCAAAGCGTTGTTGCCGGACGGCGATAACATCATGGCGTTCACTCGACCAGGTGGAAAGCCAAAGTTAATTGTCACGACGGCGGATGAAGAAGAGCAGATGATTTGGCAGGCGGTTGATGAGCTGAAGGCGGAGCACCGAACAGTGGCGATTTTGACCAAAACCCAAGATCAAGCCGAGGCAGTTGCCCGCATGCTGCGCAAGTATCCCGAAAAGTTTCAATTGCTCCAAGCAAGTGATCGCACGCGTACATCAAACTTCGTCGTTATGCCAATTTATTTGGCTAAGGGATTGGAATTTGATGCGGTGATTGGATACGATGTGTCACAAATAAATTATCCTGACAGTGAAGCAACCGGCTTGTTGTACACCTTGGCATCCCGCGCCATGCACGCGTTGACTCTAATTAGTGTTGGACCGGTTTCTGGTTTGATTCGTGACGTGCAAGAGACATTAGATATTAGTGTTTTAGGTGATTAGAAAACAGGTAGTTTGTGCGCTTGTTATCGGGTGTAAAAACTCTTACAATGAACAATGACGAATTAGTTTTGACGGGGAACCGTTGATAGAAAGAGATGGAAAACATGGCAGAAAAGCAAGTTTTGCTAACTGGTGATCGTCCAACTGGAAAGTTGCACATTGGTCACTACGTTGGTTCTTTGAAAAACCGTGTCGCAATGCAAAATTCAGGCGACTACGAACCATTTATTATGATTGCGGACAAGCAAGCGTTCACTGATAACGCGCGCGACCCTGAGAAGATTCACAACTCATTGTTGGAAGTTGCGTTGGACTACCTAGCTGTTGGTATTGACCCAAGCAAGTCAACGATTTTCGTACAATCAGCTGTGCCTGAGTTGTCAGAATTGACAGAATACTTCTTGAACTTGGTTTCAATTGCTCGTTTGCAACGTAACCCAACGGTGAAGACTGAGATTCAACAAAAGGGCTTCGGTGAGAGTATTCCTGCTGGATTCTTCATCTACCCAGTTTCACAAGCTGCTGACATCGCTTTGTTCAAGGGACAAGTTGTGCCAGTTGGTGATGACCAAGAGCCAATGTTGGAGCAAACGCGTGAATTGGTACGTACGTTCAACAACTACTACGGTGAAGGTATTTTGGTAGAGCCACAAGGTGTATTCCCACCAAAGGGTCAAGGCCGTATTCCTGGTTTGGACGGTAACGCCAAGATGTCAAAGTCATTGAACAATGCCATTTACCTAAGTGACGACGAGGATACGTTGTGGACGAAGGTTAAGTCAATGTACACTGACCCAGAGCACATCCGTGTTGAAGACCCTGGTCACGTTGAAGGTAACATGGTCTTCACGTACTTGGATATCTTTGACAAGGATACCGAAAAGGTTGCTGAATTGAAGGCGCAATACCAAGCTGGTGGCTTGGGTGACATGAAGATCAAGAAGTACTTGTTCGAAGTGTTGAACGCCGAATTGGCGCCTATGCGTGAGCGTCGTGCTAAGTATGCTGAAGATAAGGACGCCGTATTGCAAATGCTACGCGACGGTTCTGACAAGGCACGTGCTAAGGCGCAAGAAACGATGAACGAAGTCCGTAACGCAATGGGCATCCAATACTGGGGTTAATCCTTAGAGGGGTATAAATTATGAGCTATTTGGCAGTCATTGACTTGGGGTCAAACTCAACCCGAATGGTTGTTGAAGAACTACAAGCAGATGGCACGTTCGTTGAGCTTAAGCGTCGTAAGTTAGATACGCGTTTGGCTGAGGGGATGGATCAAAATGCAGGTGAACTAACCGAAGCAGCAATGACCCGCGTTGTTGATGCTTTGATTGAGTTCCGTGATGACTATATGGCATATGAAGGCGTCTCAGTTGTTGGTATTGCAACCGCAGCTGTGCGTGAGGCAACGAATCAAGCGGACTTTTTGGACCGTGTTTACCGTGCCGTCGACGTTGAAATCCGTGTGCTAACGGGTGACCAAGAAGCTTATTACGACTATCTTGGGGCTGTTTCAGCCTTGGATATTTCAGATGCCTGGTTGCTTGATACTGGCGGTGCCAGTGTTGAGTTGGTTGGTATTGAAGAACGTATGGCTGCGAACTTTATCAGTTTGCCATTTGGGGCGGTTAACTTGTCAGAGAAGTTCCACTTGAATGGGGAAGGCAAGATTGATCCAAGCTTGATTGAGCGCGCCTCACAATACGTTTCTGATCAATACGACCACTTGCCATGGTTGGAAGACACGACGACGTTGCCAATCATTTTGTTGGGTGGCGCGAACCGTTCATTGGCCCGTCTTGACCGTTTGCGTCACGGCTTGCCAGCGGATTCAAACTTCCACGGCTACGAGATGACGACGGAATCAGTTTTGAAGACATTTGATGAGATGGCCAACATGACGCACGCAGAACGTGCTGAAGTGTTGGGTACAGAAGCCAACCGTGCGGACATCATTATCAGTGGTTTGTTGCCATTGGTAGAGTTGATTTCACGTACTGGCGCTGACAAGGTCATCTTCTCAGCATCAGGTGTACGCGAAGGACTTTTGCAAGAGTACCGCATGACACTATAAAAAATAAACGACTAACTCGATTGCGGGTTAGTCGTTTTTTATTTGGAGTTATTTAGTTTGTGGTGTGTGTCGACGCGTTGCGTCGAGGCATGGAAGTGTGGGACTATCTCCGGCAAAGTTCAAATTGGGGCAACCGAATGGCGCGGACGCCATTCAGCTGGGCAAATAATTCCCCCTAATCCTTCTAGTCCTATGTGGGCTTGTCTGAATAGCGCCGGCCATGCGGCATGTTGCCCCAATTTGAACGCTCCGATAGTCCCACACTTCCATGCCAGCAACCGAGATATTCTTGTCTGTTGTAGATTATCATCCACCTGTAAATAAATGGGTGAACATTTCAACCTGATGTATTGTGGTGGATGTAAATCAAACCAATAGAGTATTGCTTGGTTGCTGTGCTTGGCCCCGCCACGCGTATAGACACGTGCAGACCTTGACCCGCAGGTGTGGGTTCTTAGCGGGTTTCCCGCTTAGAGCCACGGGAGGTAAAGGTGTTCGCGCCAACGGCGTGGACTCCGCTCCCTGCAGGTCATGGTCTGGACGTGTTAGCGTGCCTCAGAAGGGGCCAAGCACTCGGCGCGACAGCGACGACACTAACCACAAAAACATTTAAAGACAAAACAAAAACCGCCGGTACGTTGACCCGCGGTAAACTTTCGTTACGCTTTGCGACACGTAACAAGGAAGACGCTACTCCGCCACCCTGTATTCAATTGTAAATGGACCACCCTAGAAGTTTAATCTGCAGTTTTAAACGTCTGTCGCTAGGGTATGGTCGCAACCAAACTCACCGTCTCTATCTCTACCGCATCCATGTCTATCTGTTTGAAAAGCAGACCGTGTCAGGAGCAGCCTTCGAATCGCCATACATGCTTACGCCTTAAAAAGGTTATCGTACTTTGTCGAAGTGACCGATGCTAATGATCGCAAGAGATGTCAATACATGACTTAGGTGTTTATCTCTTTTAAAAACAATACGTTAATTATCTTGCGTCATTACTGTGACACGCCCGCATGGAATTTGGTAGGTAGAGTCGTGATAGAGGTCGAATTAAGAACTTCTTTCAAATCCTTTACCTTCCTTTCCTTTGGTACACCATTATATTAACACCACATGTAACCGCTTACAAGGATAAACCCTTGAAAAAGATGTGATGAATTTTTAGTAGCGCTCAAACGTTGTTACGTGGGGTTTTGGGTCGGTATAACCGGCAGCTAAAAGCTCGATAACTGTCAGCATTTGTTCATCAGACACTAACTTTGGCGCCTCGTTGACTAGCGTGTCATAGACAGTGTCGTAAACGCGACCGTAGTCACCGTGAATGGTTGGAATGACCTTTTCAATGCGATCGCCATTTTGGTTGTAGTAAGTGACGACACCGAAATCTTGTGGTGCATCATCCCCAAATCCAGGCATCCCCGGCATAATCCCGGTCTTCAAATCATATTCTTGTTGATCGATATTGTGCTTGATATACGTGCCCTTGGTACCGTGCAGTACCCACTTAGGGTAGGCGACCACAGCTAGTTCAGTTGCTTGCACCGTAGCTTTGAAAGTATCGCCATAAAACAGGTTCACTTCAAATTGATCGTCGATGGTAGCGCCAGGTTCGCGTGTGGCACGCAAATCATAGGTTGCACGGTCCGGCGAACCGAAAAGGGCAACGATTTGATCGGCCAAGTGCACACCGTGCCCGTACCATGAACCGTCGATAGGCGTACCCAGTTTAACGCCGTCGTTAGGGCGATAATGATCCATATGCAACTCCAGTTCGACCGGACGGCCAACATAACCGGCGTCAAGCACGTGTTGAATCGTCAAAAAGTCACTATCGAAACGACGGTTCTGGAATGGCATAAAGAAGAGTTGGCGTTCACGCGCGATAGTCACAAGCTCCTCAGCTTGGGCTAATGTTTCAACCATTGGCTTGTCGACAAGCACGTTTTTACCAGCAAGTAGCAATTGCTTAGCAACGTCATAATGACTAGGGGC harbors:
- a CDS encoding DEAD/DEAH box helicase, coding for MKFSELGLTQDLLTAIEKHGYVEATPIQEQTIPLTLAGKDVIGQAQTGTGKTAAFGLPILEMIDTDSNQVQALVVSPTRELAIQTQDELFKLGRDKRVKVQAVFGGADIRRQINGLSHGAHIVVGTPGRLIDHINRGTINLSNVKTLVLDEADEMLNMGFLEDIESILKAVPDQRQTLLFSATMPPAIKRIGVQFMTNPEHIQIAAKELTTDLVEQFYVRVRDFEKFDTLTRILDVQQPKLAIMFGRTKRRVDELTRGLELRGFNAAGIHGDLTQQKRSQVLKQFKNGEIKILVATDVAARGLDVSGVDYVYNFDIPQDSESYVHRIGRTGRAGATGTSVTFISNAEMDYLKDIEKLTKKRMQPLKPPTREEALAGRMSVAADSVEDVIAATSGAVDSEVIDKLVEKYDAKTLATALLGAVANVAEMDTEFTLSRERPLPRKRSGFGGGSRNGGGYRGGRREGGERRGGGYRGRREGGRDGRDGERGQRERRSFDRGSRTGSGDRSQRGRSGAPRRQSRDFVIKNND
- the alr gene encoding alanine racemase; translation: MIIGQGIDAQMISDVTRLAERRPKFIDVILTPAEREVFDKRKGKHQMEFLAGRFSIKEAYSKAVGTGIGGEVRWHDMEIVPNEAGQPVMVKHPKQNEAVAHISISHTGDTVHSSVILESLASLHQPVSERRPAWLEISESALAHNVAYIRELTGAERFFAVVKANAYGHGLPQIVKAAEDAGVDGFAVATIDEGIWLRHFGIKKPIFILGVTPAAYVADLATFELMPVVASEAWLDEALDLLPADKTLIASVGVDTGMGRIGIRDRAELERVVAKLNDAENVEFKAIGMHFATADGGNTAYFEQQLQRWHELTDGLDLPANIWRHLANSGTSLWHEQPSTDLVRVGAGMYGFDPSQGELAMREIQPVLSLKAELVHVKQVEAGASISYGATYTTDEPEWIGTLPVGYADGYPRALQGMTALLPDGREVELIGRIAMDQLMVKLPEELPVGTVVTLIGSVGDKAITLVDLANKMGTIPYEIATGLSPRLPRKLVK
- a CDS encoding type II toxin-antitoxin system PemK/MazF family toxin — protein: MANRHDIKRGDIFFADLSPVVGSEQGGQRPVVIIQNDVGNQHAPTVIVAPITAQISKPKMPTHVGLPSELENTGIARDSVILLEQIRTIDKRRLQDKIGLVPGHLIAKLDQALVISLGLV
- a CDS encoding NAD(P)/FAD-dependent oxidoreductase; this translates as MEHFNVGVIGSGPAGLSAAFPLQAAGQSVVIVEEYLWGGTCPNYGCDPKKVLLAAVEAKEQAEWMQHTGLIGHNEIDWPALMEHKMAYTDPVPARKIAGLDDAGITHKYGHAYFVDEHTVSTGTETFTADKWIIATGARPARLEVPGDEFLHDNEDFLNLPKMPEEVAFIGAGFIAIEFAGIAAAAGAKVHVVAKHDVILREFDQDLTQDLIAQMESKGITFHWNFDTAAVEETTDGRFDIVAADGRRVTSDMPFIAAGRAGNTEDLNLEAAGVEVAGNGIKVMSDLRTTNPNIFAVGDVAESPVPKLTPTGAYEARYVAGLLTGTEPEEISYPAIPTMVYGSPKLGQVGMSAVEAESKGMEVNSIDMTPWLAYWRHKEPIAKAKVVLNEKGVIIGATVLSAEADELLNYFTVAINQKQDKWAIKHNLYSYPSIASDMGFFA
- the helD gene encoding RNA polymerase recycling motor HelD; this translates as MHADQPAEQKRLDKVVVEIDGQLERAKEAYAQAHSETRAVEGNYIANTSINTFEVDDAMETNAEIQQQRNIVARVTETENIMRKTVDTLTMLRPSPYFGRVDIDEEGDKDTLYIGLASVQDKIGDFLVYDWRAPISGIYYNGTLGAVTYPTPMGEQEAELLKKRQFTIEDAQIVNMFDTNETVGDEMLQYALGQENDLTMRNIVATIQQEQNQIIRDTTSDLLVVQGVAGSGKTSAILQRIAFLLFHAREELNSDQIVLFSPNRLFSSYIADVLPSLGERNMRQVTLAEFFSARLQGLQVQTLFERYEIGQSETTVASLKVREKLESARVVDDLTAFVEQLTPETLRFDNIYFEDEVFFGKEAMTRVFAEFSDNYSVRERIQMTQKRFMERLERRIDQLVNEDWVLEELNNLDDQQYRDLLGDELAEQVAEEEEMGDAINIAAKRLLQREFQVVDDALYNMHFFDIYNQYGDFLAYMAERSELDTEWWLAKRDRFLRELEYHRIDLEDAAPILFLRDLITGGGTNKSMFYVFVDEMQDYSMAQLLYLKHAFPAAKFTVLGDAEQALFRDVETPAALLAKYSQAFKATHPNLITLNKAYRSTQEIMDFAKALLPDGDNIMAFTRPGGKPKLIVTTADEEEQMIWQAVDELKAEHRTVAILTKTQDQAEAVARMLRKYPEKFQLLQASDRTRTSNFVVMPIYLAKGLEFDAVIGYDVSQINYPDSEATGLLYTLASRAMHALTLISVGPVSGLIRDVQETLDISVLGD
- the trpS gene encoding tryptophan--tRNA ligase, whose protein sequence is MAEKQVLLTGDRPTGKLHIGHYVGSLKNRVAMQNSGDYEPFIMIADKQAFTDNARDPEKIHNSLLEVALDYLAVGIDPSKSTIFVQSAVPELSELTEYFLNLVSIARLQRNPTVKTEIQQKGFGESIPAGFFIYPVSQAADIALFKGQVVPVGDDQEPMLEQTRELVRTFNNYYGEGILVEPQGVFPPKGQGRIPGLDGNAKMSKSLNNAIYLSDDEDTLWTKVKSMYTDPEHIRVEDPGHVEGNMVFTYLDIFDKDTEKVAELKAQYQAGGLGDMKIKKYLFEVLNAELAPMRERRAKYAEDKDAVLQMLRDGSDKARAKAQETMNEVRNAMGIQYWG
- a CDS encoding exopolyphosphatase, which gives rise to MSYLAVIDLGSNSTRMVVEELQADGTFVELKRRKLDTRLAEGMDQNAGELTEAAMTRVVDALIEFRDDYMAYEGVSVVGIATAAVREATNQADFLDRVYRAVDVEIRVLTGDQEAYYDYLGAVSALDISDAWLLDTGGASVELVGIEERMAANFISLPFGAVNLSEKFHLNGEGKIDPSLIERASQYVSDQYDHLPWLEDTTTLPIILLGGANRSLARLDRLRHGLPADSNFHGYEMTTESVLKTFDEMANMTHAERAEVLGTEANRADIIISGLLPLVELISRTGADKVIFSASGVREGLLQEYRMTL
- a CDS encoding oxidoreductase, with protein sequence MLNIAYVGFGKSTNRYHIPYLMERQDRFKISRVVTPTLGKRPDEQAALEATGTKFSTDIADIINDESLDLVVVVTPAPSHYDVAKQLLLAGKNVLVDKPMVETLAQAEELVTIARERQLFFMPFQNRRFDSDFLTIQHVLDAGYVGRPVELELHMDHYRPNDGVKLGTPIDGSWYGHGVHLADQIVALFGSPDRATYDLRATREPGATIDDQFEVNLFYGDTFKATVQATELAVVAYPKWVLHGTKGTYIKHNIDQQEYDLKTGIMPGMPGFGDDAPQDFGVVTYYNQNGDRIEKVIPTIHGDYGRVYDTVYDTLVNEAPKLVSDEQMLTVIELLAAGYTDPKPHVTTFERY